The Magnolia sinica isolate HGM2019 chromosome 9, MsV1, whole genome shotgun sequence genome contains a region encoding:
- the LOC131256031 gene encoding disease resistance protein RPP8-like → MESIVQFAIQKLNDFVTQEADLLLGVDEQIISLRTKLEWMRAFLEDVDRIGRDNKRFKIWVTQIRDVAYDAEDVIDSYIFNIEQKRREDTSAGFMRCLTSFASCIKDIPAINDVGKKILNLERRVGEIKENISQFGVGNISVGGEASSSSNQSQLRREKRAPIVEEADVVGFEDETKTLVGRLTEGDTRRAVISITGMGGIGKTTLAKKVYNDIHVKKSFDFHAWVYVSQQYLVRELLLSIIKCFRALERDDKETTPEEDLQLELSQYLQGKRYLVAFDDIWSRQVWDSLVSAFPDTKNGSRVLLTTRNEDVARHADAQSTPHKLRLLDGNESWSLFCKRALPGNLSPTCPPNLEELGRKMVAKCGGLPLGIAVLGGVLSRKEKSVNTWEKVLKSVEWWLHESKEDGISGILALSYHDMPYYLKPCFLYFGAFPEDSEIYVPQLIQLWMAEGFVQRRGEEEMEDVAEDYLDELISRSMIQVADRRFNGTVETCRIHDLLRDLSISEAKEERFLEVHGNMAPELPTKARRLAITCGDISKSISLNCSTPQLRSLLRFSNENQMLEKPQLKIIWGAFKLLRVMDLRCVRISSLPDEIGYLIHLRYLNLSCTWLGRLPSTITRLSNLQTLDLQLTNVNMLPDDIWKMEQIRHLYLFTTAGLPCQISNVMQIHRLSNLQTLKFVKEGSWIEDGLEKLTNLRELGINGDLKMALSRSILKLASLRSLLLGASPNCAIPTFSSFSNHHHLFHMNLDGPFEKLPDVHEFPPNLTELFLRGSQLEQDLIGTLEMLPNLRKLSLFSRSYIGKEMVCSVGGFPLLDYLYIYELDELEEWRVEEGAMRNLRRLEIRNCIKLKMLPDGLRHITTLQDLQLSLLPEEFRERVRKDDGEDWFKIRHVPALTIYP, encoded by the coding sequence atggaGAGTATTGTTCAGTTTGCCATACAAAAACTGAACGATTTTGTAACACAGGAAGCAGATTTGCTACTCGGAGTAGATGAGCAGATCATATCGCTTCGAACCAAACTTGAATGGATGCGTGCCTTCCTCGAGGATGTCGATAGGATTGGCAGAGATAATAAAAGATTCAAGATCTGGGTTACTCAAATAAGAGACGTAGCCTACGATGCTGAGGATGTCATCGACTCTTACATCTTTAACATTGAACAGAAACGACGAGAAGATACAAGTGCTGGATTTATGAGATGCCTAACTAGTTTTGCTAGTTGCATCAAAGACATACCAGCCATCAACGACGTTGGAAAGAAGATCCTCAACCTAGAAAGAAGGGTCGGCGAGATCAAGGAGAACATATCACAGTTCGGCGTCGGCAATATATCAGTTGGTGGagaagcttcatcttcttcaaatcaAAGCCAGCTGCGGAGGGAGAAGAGGGCTCCCATTGTCGAAGAAGCCGATGTGGTCGGTTTTGAGGACGAGACAAAGACACTGGTGGGGCGGCTGACTGAAGGAGATACGCGGCGTGCTGTGATTTCGATCACAGGTATGGGAGGGATAGGTAAGACTACTCTCGCAAAGAAAGTTTACAATGACATCCATGTAAAGAAGAGTTTCGATTTTCATGCTTGGGTGTATGTCTCTCAACAATATCTAGTCCGAGAGCTTTTACTGAGCATTATAAAATGCTTTAGAGCCCTCGAACGAGATGACAAGGAGACGACGCCTGAGGAAGACTTGCAGCTGGAACTCTCTCAGTACTTACAAGGGAAGAGATATCTGGTGGCATTCGATGATATATGGAGCAGACAAGTTTGGGACAGTTTGGTTTCTGCATTTCCAGATACGAAAAATGGCAGCAGAGTGCTTCTCACAACTCGCAATGAAGATGTAGCAAGGCATGCAGACGCACAGAGTACACCCCATAAACTCCGTTTGCTGGATGGAAACGAGAGCTGGTCACTGTTCTGTAAGAGAGCACTTCCCGGAAATCTTTCTCCTACGTGCCCTCCAAATCTGGAAGAGTTGGGGAGAAAGATGGTCGCCAAATGTGGAGGTTTACCTCTAGGAATTGCAGTATTAGGAGGCGTCCTATCAAGAAAAGAGAAGTCAGTGAATACGTGGGAGAAGGTTCTTAAAAGTGTGGAATGGTGGCTACATGAAAGCAAAGAAGATGGGATCTCAGGCATATTGGCCCTGAGTTACCATGACATGCCCTATTACTTGAAGCCCTGTTTTCTTTATTTCGGAGCTTTTCCTGAAGATTCTGAAATCTATGTCCCCCAATTGATTCAGTTGTGGATGGCAGAAGGATTCGTgcagagaagaggagaagaagaaatggagGATGTTGCGGAGGATTACCTGGATGAGCTCATCAGTAGAAGCATGATTCAGGTGGCGGACAGGAGGTTCAATGGAACGGTTGAAACATGCCGTATTCATGATCTTCTACGAGACCTCTCAATATCAGAAGCGAAGGAGGAGAGATTTCTGGAAGTGCATGGGAACATGGCGCCTGAATTACCTACAAAGGCACGCCGACTTGCAATTACTTGTGGTGACATCAGTAAGTCCATCTCTCTTAACTGCTCCACTCCACAACTCCGCTCTTTGTTGCGCTTCAGTAATGAGAATCAAATGCTGGAGAAACCGCAGTTGAAAATCATCTGGGGAGCTTTCAAATTGCTCAGGGTGATGGATCTCCGTTGTGTACGCATCTCTAGTCTCCCTGATGAAATAGGGTATCTAATCCACTTGAGGTACCTAAATCTCAGTTGTACCTGGTTAGGAAGGCTACCATCCACCATAACTCGCCTCTCCAATTTACAGACTCTCGATCTGCAGTTAACAAATGTCAACATGCTACCGGATGATATTTGGAAGATGGAACAGATAAGGCACCTGTATCTATTCACTACGGCAGGACTTCCCTGTCAAATCAGCAACGTCATGCAAATCCATCGCTTAAGCAATCTCCAGACTCTAAAATTTGTAAAGGAGGGCAGCTGGATAGAAGATGGATTGGAGAAACTAACTAATTTGAGAGAATTGGGAATAAATGGAGATCTCAAAATGGCATTGTCCCGTTCCATTCTTAAACTGGCAAGCCTCAGATCATTGCTGCTAGGGGCAAGTCCTAATTGCGCGATTCCAACGTTTTCATCCTTCTCAAATCATCACCATCTATTTCACATGAATTTGGACGGACCCTTTGAGAAATTACCGGACGTGCATGAGTTCCCACCTAACCTCACAGAGCTATTCTTGAGGGGGTCCCAATTAGAGCAAGACCTAATTGGAACGCTGGAGATGCTGCCGAACCTTCGGAAACTCTCTTTATTCTCAAGATCTTACATAGGAAAGGAAATGGTTTGCTCTGTAGGAGGGTTTCCACTGCTCGACTATTTGTATATTTACGAATTGGATGAATTAGAGGAGTGGAGAGTGGAGGAAGGAGCGATGCGGAATCTTAGACGTTTAGAGATCAGGAATTGCATAAAATTGAAGATGCTTCCTGATGGATTGCGACATATCACCACTCTTCAAGATTTGCAGTTATCACTCTTGCCggaagaattcagagaaagggtgCGAAAAGACGATGGAGAGGACTGGTTTAAGATCCGACACGTACCCGCGCTCACCATCTACCCGTAG